The genomic stretch TTTTGGAATGATCGTAGCGAGTTATCGCCAAAATGGAGACTTTCAGTCCAATTCCTTCTCATTATATTGCTTCTTACCGGAGCAGGCTATTCCACAACTGATTGGGGTTGGCACTGGCCATGGGTTCTGTTTGGTGCCGTTTTTATTGTCGGGACAACCAATATCTACAATTTCATGGATGGAATTAACGGGATTGCCGCAGTTACCGGAATCCTTGGCTTTGGGTTGCTGGCCTTCTATTTCCACAGTTATCAAGAAAATCCTTCGTTTTTTATTCTTTCGACTTGCATTTCCATTTCCTGTTTGGGATTTCTTCCGATGAATATGCCCAGGGCGTGGGTTTTCATGGGAGACACCGGGAGTATATTATTGGGTGGCGTTTTCGGAAGCCTTGTTTATTTATCCTCCACGACCCCCTTGAACTTCCTTTGTATGAGCTCTTTTCTATTCCCTTTTTATGCCGATGAATTGTTGACCATGTTTGTTCGATTGAGAGATAGGGAGAGTTTGATTCGTGCTCACCGAAGACATATCTATCAGTTGCTGGCCAATGAGAAGGGCCTTCCGCATTGGAAGGTGTCTGTTGGGTATGGGATTTTGCAGGCAGTGGTTGGCATTGGGGTGCTGGGCATACGAGGATACGGAACGTCAGCCGTCGTTGCCTTTCTGGCGGTTTGGTTTTTTGGGTTTTGGGTGTTCGGAGGGTGGGTGAGGAGGCCAATTGAGTAAAATAACAGTTGCCATCTTTTCCTGGCCCATGGAAGTTGATCTCTTTTATAACCGCAATTCTGTTATTGGTGGGCTTGAGAGCTTTTACTGGGGCCGGATTATGGGTAGCCGAATCGGACTGGCCGGGAAAAGTAGAGGTAATTGTTTGTCTTAAAAAAACGTTTTGAAACGTTCTTGGTCAAATGCCTGCCTAAGATTTGTTTTAGCCACGGACCCACACCGATTCACACAGACAACGTCATGATCTCACGCAGAGTACGCAGAGGACGAGGAGGAGGACAGATACCTTTTCCATTGCGGCGGGAAGACCCGGTTAAGATGTTCCCCATTGAGGGGACCGCAATGAAAAAAAGGCCGGCGCTATCGCGCACCTTGACCGATGTTTATGATGATTTTAGGCTTGTCGTCCACGAATAACTTAGCCTCTTTGCGCCATTGCGTGAGGAATACTATTGAAGAAAAGGCAAGATGGCAATGAAGATTAATAGGAAATTTGTTTACCGAAATCTTTCTATCATGATCGGGGCCGATGCCTTTCTGGTGGCCTTTTCCTTCTTCGGGGCCTATAGCCTGCGTTTTGAGTTTGTCATCCCTTCAAAGGAATGGGAGACCTTTATCCAGACCTTGCCTTTCGTCTTGATGGTTAAGATGGGAACTTTTGCCTTTTTTCATCTATATCGGGGGATGTGGCGTTATACCAGTCTGGTTGACCTGGTTAAGGTGGTCAAGGCGGTTTTGGCCAGCTCCCTTTTGATCGTCCTGTCCATTTTTATGCTTAATCGCCTTTCAGGCTATCCGAGGTCTATTTTTTTGATCGATGGAATACTGACCTTTCTGGTCATAAGCGGAATCCGGCTGCTGATCCGCCTTTATTTCTCCAGTGTGACCCCCGAGGAATTTTTCCCGGCCTTTAACCGGAAAAAACAGGAGGGAAGAAGACTGTTGATCATCGGGGCCGGAGATGCGGCAGAGAAGGTCTTGAGGGAGATACGGGACAACCCGGATGTTCTGTTGATTCCCGTGGGTTTGATGGATGATGCACCCACCAAGCAGGGAAAGACCATACACGGGGTCCCTGTTTTGGGGACCATTGAGGAAATCGATCGGCTGCCTGTGGCCTTTGACGAGATCCTGATTGCCATCCCTTCATCCAAAGGGGAAGAGATGAGGCGCATGGTGGCCATTTGTGAAAAGACCGGCAAACGATTTCGGACCATTCCCGGTATCGGCGAGCTGATCGATGGCAAGGTCTCCCTCAAGACTATCCGGGAGGTGACCCTGGCCGACTTATTGGGCCGAGAGGAAGTCCGTCTCAATCAGGAAGAGATCATTAAGTATCTTCGAGGAAGAAAGGTTCTCATAACAGGGGCCGGAGGATCCATCGGCTCGGAACTGGTTCGCCAGGTGACCCGGTTTTTCCCCAAGGCCGTGGCCCTGGTGGATGTTACGGAATTGAATCTTTTCCGGATTGAAATGGAGTGCCGCCAGCGGTTTGAATCCATCAGTGTTGAGTCCTTTTTAGTGGATATCCGCCATCGAGAATCGGTGGATCGGGTTTTTCGGGAATTCAACCCCCATGTGGTATTTCATGCTGCCGCCTATAAACATGTACCCCTTCAGGAGCTTCATCCCTGGGAGGCCGTCTTTAACAATATCCACGGCACCAGGAATCTGGTTGAAGCGGCTGAGGTCCATGGGGTGGAACGCTTTGTCCAGGTTTCCACCGATAAGGCCGTTCGTCCGACCAATGTCATGGGGGCTTCCAAGCGGGTGGCCG from Deltaproteobacteria bacterium encodes the following:
- a CDS encoding glycosyltransferase family 4 protein — protein: MTEPGLYLTSFISGVVGAWVITKFGRRLGFLDHPNGRSSHFIPTPKGGGIGIFAAFLLSCLYAGISIYFWFPLTFLSILAFWNDRSELSPKWRLSVQFLLIILLLTGAGYSTTDWGWHWPWVLFGAVFIVGTTNIYNFMDGINGIAAVTGILGFGLLAFYFHSYQENPSFFILSTCISISCLGFLPMNMPRAWVFMGDTGSILLGGVFGSLVYLSSTTPLNFLCMSSFLFPFYADELLTMFVRLRDRESLIRAHRRHIYQLLANEKGLPHWKVSVGYGILQAVVGIGVLGIRGYGTSAVVAFLAVWFFGFWVFGGWVRRPIE
- a CDS encoding polysaccharide biosynthesis protein; the encoded protein is MKINRKFVYRNLSIMIGADAFLVAFSFFGAYSLRFEFVIPSKEWETFIQTLPFVLMVKMGTFAFFHLYRGMWRYTSLVDLVKVVKAVLASSLLIVLSIFMLNRLSGYPRSIFLIDGILTFLVISGIRLLIRLYFSSVTPEEFFPAFNRKKQEGRRLLIIGAGDAAEKVLREIRDNPDVLLIPVGLMDDAPTKQGKTIHGVPVLGTIEEIDRLPVAFDEILIAIPSSKGEEMRRMVAICEKTGKRFRTIPGIGELIDGKVSLKTIREVTLADLLGREEVRLNQEEIIKYLRGRKVLITGAGGSIGSELVRQVTRFFPKAVALVDVTELNLFRIEMECRQRFESISVESFLVDIRHRESVDRVFREFNPHVVFHAAAYKHVPLQELHPWEAVFNNIHGTRNLVEAAEVHGVERFVQVSTDKAVRPTNVMGASKRVAEMIAECRNGDLSSRFVAVRFGNVVGSSGSAIPVFQEQIARGGPVTVTHPEITRYFMSIPEAAQLILQAGAMGKGGETFILEMGRPVRIVDLARDLIRLHGLEPEKDIPIQFIGLRPGEKLYEELITEGEGIVATAHEKIMVIHGSHCSAETLNAQIDELLTIARTYDAPAIKRKLQEIVPEYTPQYI